tccacgaccaggacgaaaaccacactgttcctcctgaatccgaggttcgactatccggcgaagcctcctctccagtacacctgaataaaccttaccgggaaggctgaggagtgtgatcccacgatagttggaacacaccctccggtcccccttcttaaagagagggaccaccaccccggtctgccaatccagaggtaccgccccagatgtccacgcgatgctgcagagtcttgtcaaccaagacagccccacagcatccagagccttaaggaactccggacggatctcatccacccctggggccttgccaccgaggagctttttaactacctcagcaacctcagccccagaaataggagagcccaccacagaatccccaggaaccgcttcctcaaaggaagacgtgttggtgggattgaggaggtcttcgaagtattccctccaccgatccacaacatccgcagtcgaagtcagcagtcatacacggtgttgacagtgcactgcttccccttactgaggcggcgtatggtggttcagaatcgcttcgaagccgtccggaagtcgttttccatggcttccccgaactcttcccatgtccgagtttttgcctcctcgactgctaaagctgcacaccgcttagcccgtcggtacctgtccactgcctccggagtcctatgagccaaaataacccgataggactccttcttcagcttgacagcatccctcactgctggtgtccaccaacgggttctgggattaccgccacgacaggcaccaacaaccttgcggccacagctccaatcagccgcctcgacaatagaggttcggaacatggtccactcggactcaatgtccagcacctccctcgtgacatgttcaaagttctcccggaggtgtgaattgaaactctctctgacaggagactctgccagacgttcccagcagaccctcacaatgcgtttgggcctgccaggtctgtccggcatcctcccccaccatcgcagccaactcaccaccaggttgtgatcggtagaaagctccgcccctctcttcacccgagtgtccagaacatgaggccgcaaatccgatgacacatctacaaagtcgatcatggaactgcggcctagggtgtcctggtgccaagtgcacatatggacacccttatgtttgaacatggtgtttgttatggacaatccgtgacgagcacaaaagtccaataacaaaacaccactcgggtcagatccgggcgaccattcttcccgattacgcctctccaggtttcactgtcgttgccaacgtgagcgttgaagtctcccagtaggacaagggaatcacccgggggagcactttccagtactccctcgagtgctcccaaaaagggtgggtactctgaactgccgtttggtgcgtaagcacaaacagtcaggacccgtccccccacccgaaggcggagggaggctaccctttcgtccaccgggttgaactcaaacgtgcaggctttgaaccggggggcaacgagaattgccaccccagcccgtcgcctctcactgccggcaacgccagagtggaagagagtccagtccctctcgagagaactgtttccagagcccttgctgtgcgtcgaggtgagtccgactatatccagccggaacttctctacctcgcgcactagctcaggctccttcccccccagtgacgtgacgttccacgtcccaagagctagcttctgtagccgaggatcggaccgccaagtgccctgccttcggctgccgcccagctcacaatgcacccgacctctatggcccctcctatgagtggtgagcccattggagggatgacccacgttgcctgtttgggctgtgcccggccgggccccatgggtacaggcccagCCACCAGACGCTCgcaatcgtgccccaactccgagcctggctccagagcggggccccggtgacccgcgtccgggcgagggaaatctgggttcattttgttgtaattccatataagtctttgagctgctctttgtctgatcactcacctaggacctgtttgtcttgggagaccctaccagggggcataaagcccccagacaacatagctcctaggatcattgggacacgcaaactcctctaccacggtaaggtagcagctcagagaggagcaaggtttgtgtttgaggatattgatagcgacggacaagaaaaaaaaaaaaaaaagtttaagaaaaaaaagtttaaaaaaaaaacgcgattgcattgggacagattaaacaattctgggaaatcccttatctttctattgtgttgctagtgttttagtgagtttaacagtacctgatagtcagatgtgtgtgttcacgggtgtgttgacgccagtgtctcagggaagtcgacggctgctttatgggcggcacaagctgacctaagaagagactttttaccacaattttctcaccgaaacctgctggttgacattgggtcgggatccatgttcgctgtgatccatagtaaagtttcacctctgtgaattttaaacaaggaatcaccgtgtgtttgtgtggctaaaggctaaagtttcccaattccatctttctactttgacttcaccaatattaattgaacaaattgcaaaagattcagcaacacagacgtccaaaatactgtgtaattatgcgattaaagcagacgacttttagctgtgtgtgtttgcagcgctcatatttcctaacagtctgtgacgtcaagcatacgcgtcatcattacgtggcgttttcaggaaaaaactcccgggaaattttaaattgcaatttagtaaactaaagtggccgtattggcatgtgttgcaatgttaatatttcatcattgatatataaactatcagactgcgtggtggctagtagtggctttcagtaggcctttaggtcggggtctgatcatgactagtcaTTGATATTGACACCTaaatcgcccccttgtggtgggaaattataacagtcataacttccttccacatgctccaatcttcctgttttgttttatggtgggtcgagatcatcgtcattctacatcctgtacgcaaattcaaaatgacatttttcatactcagcacattttctaacagaatcttgttaatatgctcaataaggttctattcaaatgtaatacaagtaatacgtaagactttatttgcacacttaaggagataagtttccaggtaaaaaagattaattgtttatctatttattttccatgaattaatttagatccagaacacacattgttatgtatcttattatattataatcattactataattgaatgtaagtttgtgtaaaatattttcacacaacaaagtgtgaatacatgttgtaaagtgtggggttgagttataattgatataatacaattaggtatggcaaatgcattttgtttacttgccaactattcaaattatatttaatatacatatttatataatgtcatgtaatatgacttcaacattatttatgttaacataagagtttatttgctaaccagttctacttctgagtatttattttattttcttattgaacaattaaacacacataaacaatgtttagacatattaaggtactttcaatacaatatgagtcaatgttttttcaatattttacacagcaatataaaaaaaacatcacattaaatccaatcctcttacaaacaaaacccgttaaagaaagtaaaagtaaaaatgagaGACCATttgaataagattaaaataaaatatatataaataaatgataaacttaaactatttcagtaaatataataagggctttttctattttgtacaatCTTCCAAGATTGAATTAATAAATTCAAATCATTAACACAATGATAGAATTTGAAtttcactttaagaaagacacttttgtgtatgagagcaaatatttcacactttttaaaaattgatataAATTCACGACACGATTGGTCCACGCATGCTCGAAGATTACGTCACTTCCTGCATTTACAATTGGTTTTATGTCAGAATTCGtgtgacatcacgttctgtgatatttgaatgttttattaatgttttgtaggAAAATAGATTATCTAGGAGAAAAagggaacaacaataaaaacatgtggaatcaggcagtaatatcgctacaatttctaacactttcactcttgtcattgcaatgaatgtcgcacgggggcgccactgaaccccaacattaaagctttgtttgatatactttgaatttatttttgaaaaaaaagacattcttttatttcacaattttattcaaacaaatattacaggttataaaagcatggtaacagtgacagcaggcaatatcttatatagagctacctcttccACCGCtcagctgtgacgtcattcccagcttccggtgTAAACGGAAGGCAGCAGAAGagagcagtactgccttgtaacgtcaagtgtgccaagtgtgcaggacgctaataagtcagtcttattatttgttatccagtttataatatttacggcgcataaaatacatctttgattcattatttaaggataaagtggtctcgatgcgctagaagcactgtgccgcttctcgtgctatctttgcttgttagttagcttagctcgctagttagcttagcttgttagctgctaacagaagcaacagaagttatcaacacatcgctaagtagagatcaagtgtgagagtaaagtgttgtgattgtgtgaaaatgtgccacagaaggatagcaaagtatgaggaggaactttgtccaacaaaagaggagaaggagcgacaacatcaactactggacgctgttttcaagaaacatcaagttgtgttacacagaacgggtttgttgacttcttactctcacatctttactaactttatatttgatgaataacactatgcttaatatattgtgtataagaagttgtgttgtcttgtgaggatgatgcattccgtctgctacttgcaacgtggtcttgcaaccacgtggttctcggtgttctgtggaatgtaactactaaagatgagttacatatcccagtccatttgtactacaaactgtcagtggtggaacaagtcagagttGTGCTGTGGACGAGCTCCATGACATGGCCCCTAAACCCAGATAATAAAGGTAACTCTACCATCATTTTATAACACACACATGCCTTTCTGGGTTTACTACAAACAATCTCTAAGCAGGTTTTAAAACGTTTGCCagccatttttgctgaaatttttaTTTTCCCGACATTTACTTATTTTCTCACGTTCACCACAGCATCAGCCCTTTCACAGGACGTAGAACAATTATCGAAGGAGatctgatttttttaattttgcctgtcattcacaatccatatgtaagacaataacatgtttttattttgtatgcattctaagtcctaaACAAACATTAGCACAATCTTGACTATCCTAATTCTCacaatggagtcaatgagagcgcctctattccgctcactaataagaattagttgatcaatataatatagccagaagtcatttttttaaatactatctctttaaaacatgctctaaaaatgcatatcctcttgAAATATgtcttataatagccacaaactggaggatacattttaattaggacacattttaaataaataatgtaaaggttttatggaattttccagcgtgtaccccgccttccgcccacctgtgagtccaaaagggacaagtggtagaacattgatggatggatgggacattaTAGACAGGGCTCAAATTTTtcctttttaaggtcaaggcaagtgttgccttaaaggagggttcatattttagggcaccaaggcaagttagaagggcaccaaggcaaatgttattttatttccagtttgtttattaaatgcAGAATCGCTCACATTTATTTTGTGCAATAAATCTTTAGACAATTTTGACCCGTACTTtgggtcaaagcataataattgtgtaaatgcatcaataagttcattacgcttgtttaaggtgcttttttttaaaaaaactttattttgttagagcagtcagacctattattgtgaagggggaagtgtGTTGCTGTTCTCAGAACGATGTGTGGAGGCGACAGTTGCGAGTACTGTCCTGTTTGTACATTATTCCAACAttgatgatgtcattcacaacaacacaagcagatgagatgtgttgtgcgtTTATGGATTTTCCCTGCTAGCTTTAGCTTCGTAGTTTAGTCGCTATTTTGAATGACCGCGTGTTTAAAGGATGAATGAGTGGTCCAGAACACATTATTttccgggggcagcagcctaagcagtgaagcccagacttccctcttcccagccacttcatccaactcctcccgggggatccggaggcattcccaggccagccgggagacatagtctttccaaagtgtcctgggtcttccccgtgacatcCTACCGagtgaggcgtttgggtggcatcctgaccagatggccaaaccacctcatctggctcctctccatgtggaggagcagcggctttactttgagttataaatgatagatgggttgtacttgtatagcgcttttctaccttcaaggtactcaaagcgctttgacactacttccacatttacccattcacacacacattcacacactgatggagggagctgccatgcaagacgataagcagcacccatcaggagcaagggtgaagtgtcttgctcgggacacaacggacgtgacgaggttggtactatgtggggattgaaccagggaccttgggttgcgcatggccactcttccactgtgccacgccgtccctcctaggtgacagagcttctcgccctatctctaagggagagccccggcacCCGGCGAAAGAagctaattttggccgcttgtacccgtgatcttgtcttaacccaaagctcatgaccataagtgaggatggaccGTAGAGTGACCAATAaagagagttttgccttccggctcagcaccttcttcaccacaacggatcgatacagcgtccgcattactgaaaacgccgcaccgattcgcctgtcgatctcacgattccctcttccctcactcgtggacaagtctcctaggtacttgaactcctccacttgggggaagatctcctccccaacccggagatggcactccacccttttccgggcgagaactatggacttggaggtgctgattcccatcccagtcgcttcacactctgctgcaaaccgatccagtgagagctgaagatcttggccagatgaagccatcaggaccacatcatctgcaaaaagcagagacctaatcctgctgccaccaaaccagatcccctcaacgccctgactgcgcctacaaattctatccataaaagttacgaacagaatcggtaacaaagggcagccttggcggagtccaaccctcactggaaacgggtccgacttactgccagcaatgcggaccaagctctgacactgatcatacagggagcggaccgccacaatcagactctctgagcactccccacaggacttcccgagggacacggtccaatgccttctccaagcccacaaaacacatgtagactggttgggcaaactcccatgtacccacaaggaccctgcccagagtataaagctggtccacagttccacgaccaggacgaaaaccacactgttcctcctgaatccgaggttcgagtaTCTGGCCTAgggtcctctccagtacacctgaatagaccttaccggcaaGGCATTATTTTCCCTAACAAATGTTGCTTCTCCTAAGAATGACATATTGCTcttacatttatgtcaatttccctgatattgtGCAATGAAAAGCAGATTTTGTTATATTAGCCAATTCTGTGACACCGGAAGTCATTGttgaaataatccatccatccatttcctaccgcttattcccttttggggtcgcgaggggcgctggcgcctatctcagctacaatcgggcggaaggcggcatacaccctggaaagTCGTTACATCATCGCAgattgttgaaataatatgcctttttttgttgagttaagtgattattgattggattattactttgggaaggtcagaGAAGAAGAGTTGTAAGAATTTTCTCATAAGtcacctgctaatgttagccaagttagctgctcatgcgtgttggagtggagacggctgaggggagtcgtgtatgaaacaagctcagcttcctcatgaacatgacatgatgatgtcacataaggACTACACTCACAAAAGAATGGCAACGTTTGGGCCCCCAGACCCGCTTTATTTGTGCCATATCGAGGCAGCACTTTTTACGCTTTCAGACCAAACGAACAAAAGAAGACCTTTTGTATGCAGTTTGAGAGCCGCAGccggagaaaataaacacacagtgtatccatgactgcaaagttcattgaccgtttgtctgattgattgactaatgttttaatacctctggacattgacttgaaatatttctgtcaatcacacaaacatgcttgtgggggagttttctgtgtctacgtaccttccacACATGCGTACACCCACCTGAGTGACACTTTTCCATGTTGcaccatccccacatttttcaacctattcaaaccattccaacatcaacacattccactcatcctggacattcaaactaacactttcccaagttccaaaccaaattccggttttcctggaaatttaaactcttcaacatttaagccattccaacattcaaactattcttacattcatactacattctgtcagcatttcagttcaatttcagcattggagcattcacacacaattccttgaacaattgcctcatctacttattattattatcattattattaaatgtagcttaccatattGCTGAAAATTTTAACTTCCCCTAGGGGATtaaataaagtaccgtatttccttgaatttccatcGGGgtgataattaatttaaaacctcgtctcacaccgtcgtttaccaaaggcatgcggtaaaggcaagcatgcgctaattattttaaaacctcttctcactccggcatttacagAAGGCATGCGGTGAAACTagtcctgcgcttaaaaatttgagtgtgatgtaaggatgccatcatgaaaatcacatttaataaaaaaaaaacgttattatggtcttacctttacttataaatgaagtccatgcgcagctccttctgatcaaaagcatcgataacttgtttatagaagtcttcctttcttcagttttaaaagtttctctgtctcgatggagattttcctttattacctcctgcttcgattgaaagtccagtttagaaaactgttttattttagatatgtaatcctccatgttaaaagtgcaagcgagaggaaaaaataaactcttgctgcttgttgtcacttcttctgcagccgagtagtcgcaagaaggatcactagcgccctctaccaccaggaggcgagagtcatttaatgactcatatttgacacacgcagctacggtatattaataaaacatagctgcttactgttctttttagcatattcaatagcttggaccttaaatcctattgaatagctcttaatcgtcttccctttatgcgatttcaaattattgaaatcagtctcctccattttgaaaatgatgacaggtgaagtgtcactcgtgacgtgacgagtttgacccggcggaaattctaggcatatgctaattatttggcgaagcgagtttgactcggcgttaatcctgagccggcggtaatgctaagcacgcgctaaatagtttgcgaaacaagtttgacccggcaataattctaggcaggcgcatactatatacccgtgaactgattttgattgaatgtgtggactgcaagaatgatgccttctcagttctcactcttaacacaatttgagtgtctagaaatgcagtaaattaatataatccattattaataatgtaaacaagttatcttttgaaggtgtagtcagtaatctgattacttcttcccagtttaactgtggtgacactatctaaatgaaagcaaaacagatgtcatctttcttggccaacatgttgactgtgctcatgcttcttttataacagacatgtctctaaataTGAATGTGAAACTCACAGTAAATATTGTTCACCAGCAGGGGAGCTCattactagtactactgtgtggaggctggcatgtggtacattatttcctgtgtgtgtatgacttattcagagggagaacagcacacttttacgtatggcgtctaccattaaggattgcaggaatgacttttaggatgtttttatatgaataaggtggattgaacgttggcctgggaagacattcccctgaaggtctttttatgtgtcagctggaagtaccctgactgctgtgaggggaaactgatgagattgtgagatcatatgttggtgcaagacaatgtctcatgtgactgagcaaagctggacttttctgaaggatgtttgttttctcctgtcccgcagacatcgatgaagaacatcttcctcatgagcaggaggatgaaccacagtccccccacatacacgaggaagaaaaggtaccacattcccaacacatcaaagaaGGAGGAGAGGAGTCAAAGCCcacccacattaaagaggaagacgagacgccacacacccataatgttaaactgacccttcacattaaagggcaagcggaggacccactcatcttacacatcaaaaaggaagaggaggacctactGACCCCTTACTTTAAGGGGCAAAAGAACcagctgacccctcacattaaaaggaaagaggaagaagaggaccaagagccgccacacattaaagaggaagaggaggaagagggcatcagtcagcctaaatggttggaggagttcccagtgactggtgtccctgtgaagagtgaagatgatgaggtgaaaggtgaaagtgaggagaggggagggggggagcctccaagcagcagctcaacacaacacatgacaacagaagctgatggagaccactgtggaggatcacaagcagacaagctcttagctccactatcagatagtgaggacacaacgtcacactctcctgacactgatgatgaagactctaaagatgataagacatgtcacactgacaacactcacttcacatcttctcactgtcacaaaacttttaaataccatagtcttctgaaaagacacatgagaacacacactggagaaaaacctttttcttgttcactctgtagtaaaggttttacacaaagtatccatttgaaaatacacatgagaacacacactggtgaaaaacatttttcctgtttaatctgtggtaaaggttttacagaaagtcagagtttgaaagtacacatgagaagacacactgatgaaaaaccttttgtttgttcaatctgtggtaaaggttttactagCAGTCAATGTTTGAAAagacacacaagaacacacactggtgaaaaaccttttccctgttcaatttgtggtaaaagttttagagaaagtcgcaatttgaaagtacacacgagaacacacgctgttgaaaaaccttttccctgttcaatttgtggtaaaagttttatagaaagtcagaatgtgaaaagacacatgagaagacacactggtgaaaaacctttttcctgttcaacctgtggtaaaggttttacacaaagtcacgatttgaaagtacacatgagaagacacactggtgaaaaacctgtttcttgttcaacctgtggtaaaggttttactgcAAGTCAGAatatgaaaagacacatgagaacacacactggtgaaaaatcacattcctgttcaatctgcaacagaagcttttgtgaccgatcaagccttgtagcacacatgagaagacacccaggagagaaagtgttgagttgcagtgtgtgtggtgaaagattgtcttctaagtagcagtgtaagaaacacaagtgtgctggtgagaacagcagcagcaaatgaaactgcaggatttgaaataaactgtccagactttcattttgactttctaacaacatcagcacatacaacatgtgtgacattgttgtttgtctaacaatctgtttaatatgcttctacatttatagattagatattttatattagtgcTTTTTTCAGTCGAGCACATACATTAATATGCaatattgtgtacttttattataaAATGGACAGAACAATTTAAGTAAAAAGGTGGGAGTAAACAGTACGGGaaatattttacatgcaataaacattttatgtgtgtgtgtatatatatattctgtatattcAACATATaattttagacttattcatatgaaatatgaaattattacatatttgtatttctaattgttaataatcccatagattatcacctttatatgatatacatatgtactggttcacatctgaaacatcttcttgaccacttcaggaagcatattattaatTACTTTATACATCGTTTcaacaatacaattttaaaatgtgtgactttttgaATCATCTGTTGGTTCtctttaatctattttattcattattgttattactctgtacttatgatgattgtgttgtgattattttatatgtatgtccccagacctttatgcagtataaaagtgagagaaaatggcagatttatttgtggaaggatggctaagtttttacatttgtggatatattaaataaatcaagtattgtgttttaaatgttttttaggttttttgttttattttaacatccccaaaacatcaatatcagtcaaagtttggagtgtcaggcaaaagccaatattgtacatcatcccactttgcatacattcataaaataaactgtttattttgtttccctatcacaaaaacgaacaagtgttgtcttcaattgcaaaagaaCATTGTAAAAATAATTTCAAGTGGTTAATtccgtttttctttttcttaaatTAACTCCTTTGCCTTAGGAAGCATGCAAACTTTCAAGTTATGAGtattttttgttccagagaaaatacagtaaaacagaaatagtaaataatttaaaaagataATATGCAGCAAGtagaatatttttaaagaaaaagccTTTAtcaattttgtaatatttttttattcacaggTCGTACTTAATAAAATCttcaaatattgaaatattttttatcactcaataagtgcatcagtgaccaaatgcctttttcaaccgattgctgttcaaagatggatctgtttctcattttaatataagaacaattccatagtggagtattgtgtgtgatgaagttgtgtttgtaaattagtttccagtacaacaacacttgctggtagggatgggtactgttcacttctaattccatgttttatgtgttatatatgtcaatatattgtgtgtttgtattttgccaacatggtagaatcacatgataggcaggttgtatcatgtttttctgtcacctgtcatggcacacacactgtctgctgtggGAACACCAAGAGGCTCCATTGTGAGCCAAGCAGGACACGCCCCCATGCTCGTTGCGCAGACACAGCAGGTGGCAATCTACCAACgacacacctgggactaatgagaggCGACAGAATAAAGAGCTTCGTCGCTGACTGCTTCTCGTGGGAACGTAGCCCTGGTTACAGTAAGTTCTCGCGTCTCTGGCTCCCCTCTTGTGCTTTCTCTCTTGTCTGTTGTTGCCTTCCTTGTGCCTGGCCCTGattttgtccttttgtcttcTCCTGTTCCCACAGCCTTCGTGCCTCAGTCGTTGCCTTGCACTTCTACCCGGA
The Nerophis ophidion isolate RoL-2023_Sa unplaced genomic scaffold, RoL_Noph_v1.0 HiC_scaffold_61, whole genome shotgun sequence genome window above contains:
- the LOC133547093 gene encoding zinc finger protein OZF-like isoform X2 produces the protein MTWPLNPDNKDIDEEHLPHEQEDEPQSPHIHEEEKVPHSQHIKEGGEESKPTHIKEEDETPHTHNVKLTLHIKGQAEDPLILHIKKEEEDLLTPYFKGQKNQLTPHIKRKEEEEDQEPPHIKEEEEEEGISQPKWLEEFPVTGVPVKSEDDEVKGESEERGGGEPPSSSSTQHMTTEADGDHCGGSQADKLLAPLSDSEDTTSHSPDTDDEDSKDDKTCHTDNTHFTSSHCHKTFKYHSLLKRHMRTHTGEKPFSCSLCSKGFTQSIHLKIHMRTHTGEKHFSCLICGKGFTESQSLKVHMRRHTDEKPFVCSICGKGFTSSQCLKRHTRTHTGEKPFPCSICGKSFRESRNLKVHTRTHAVEKPFPCSICGKSFIESQNVKRHMRRHTGEKPFSCSTCGKGFTQSHDLKVHMRRHTGEKPVSCSTCGKGFTASQNMKRHMRTHTGEKSHSCSICNRSFCDRSSLVAHMRRHPGEKVLSCSVCGERLSSK
- the LOC133547093 gene encoding zinc finger protein OZF-like isoform X1; this encodes MCHRRIAKYEEELCPTKEEKERQHQLLDAVFKKHQVVLHRTDIDEEHLPHEQEDEPQSPHIHEEEKVPHSQHIKEGGEESKPTHIKEEDETPHTHNVKLTLHIKGQAEDPLILHIKKEEEDLLTPYFKGQKNQLTPHIKRKEEEEDQEPPHIKEEEEEEGISQPKWLEEFPVTGVPVKSEDDEVKGESEERGGGEPPSSSSTQHMTTEADGDHCGGSQADKLLAPLSDSEDTTSHSPDTDDEDSKDDKTCHTDNTHFTSSHCHKTFKYHSLLKRHMRTHTGEKPFSCSLCSKGFTQSIHLKIHMRTHTGEKHFSCLICGKGFTESQSLKVHMRRHTDEKPFVCSICGKGFTSSQCLKRHTRTHTGEKPFPCSICGKSFRESRNLKVHTRTHAVEKPFPCSICGKSFIESQNVKRHMRRHTGEKPFSCSTCGKGFTQSHDLKVHMRRHTGEKPVSCSTCGKGFTASQNMKRHMRTHTGEKSHSCSICNRSFCDRSSLVAHMRRHPGEKVLSCSVCGERLSSK